In Clupea harengus chromosome 12, Ch_v2.0.2, whole genome shotgun sequence, the sequence CTCATCTCACATCTCACTCATCTCACATCTCACTCACATCTCCGATCATGACGGCCTCCTCCGGGGAGCACCCCAGGTCTCTGAGGGCCTCCAGGAAGAAGGTCTTCTCTGGCTTCCCCACCACggtggcctgtgtgtctgtggcgtaCTCCAGGCCCGTGACGAAGGGCCCGGGGCCTAGCGCGAGCCCGTCCTTGCGCTTGTAGTACCGCGCTTTGTGGATGGCGATGAGGGGGGCCCCGTCCAGGATCAGActagggaggaaaggagagaattcaattcaattttatttatatagcgccataacaatacaattgtctctaggcgctttacagaggccagagcctgaacccccttagtgcaagcacattggcaacacgggcaagaacaaactccctgttagtcaggaaggaaccttaagcagaaccacggcacataaggggggacccatctgcttgaggttggccaAAATCATGTGAGGAAGGATAAAACTCACGTCCGCTTGGGCTGGACAGTGCAGAAATGGTGTCTGTTTTAATCACACCTGTACAACTAGGACTGCACCGGCTGATGATATAACTGTTTTTGCTGTATTTAAACTGATTGATTTTTTGTCCATTTTTTGCACATCAGGATTTCCCAATTACTACAATCAAAAACCAAACTGATTGTAAAGCGCTAAAGTAAAGAGTTTACCCAAAAGCCTTGTTGAGCATTTCATAGTTAAAGTGGTCGGGAGCCAATCCGATCACCACAGCATTGGGGTCGGATGTATCGATACCTTTTATGTAGCAGAGAAGATACAAACTGTCAGCACGAATACAATTTTAAATGACTGGGTCAGAGCTTTATGAAGAGTCACATCAACAACACAATGAGGTTGTCCTAAATACTAGGTACTAAATAATCTCCTCCAAGAGGGCGTATCCTGACATTTTCTTACATGCTTTTATTCAGTCTAAAAACTGCTCCAGAACAGCCAACCTGAGAAATCCTCCAAGGCACTATCCTCTACGAGCAGCAGGGGGCGCACTTTCCTCTGCTCCAGCAGATTACGGGCAGCTGTCAGGGAAGTGAAGATCTCCTGCTCCTGGATGTCAAAGTTTAACTTGCGGAGTCTTTCCAGCAAGTTCCGCTTGCATTCTTTAGTCGTGTTGGTCACAAATTTCACTGCAACAGGGGCACTCCTTAACCTGGTCAACATCAAATATAACCAGCAGGATACCGTCAAACAAGAATAACTGTGAGACAGGGTATTTTATCATTCACATTTACCAGTTTTCCATCTTAAAAGACTTCCATCTTAAGGACACTTTATCTTACAGCAAAAGTAAGGCAAGATTtacgtttacatttagtcatttagcagacgcttttgtccaaagcgacgtacaagggagagaacagtcaagctaagagcaacaaaaaacctggtgtaacaataaatactactttacataagaaatagaaaaacgacctataaaaggaaaaagaagtgcaggaatgtaactgctgaagtgcaagttaagcactagtcaaagtgccagttaggaagggaggtgctctctgaagagttgggtcttcaaaagcttcttgaaggtagagagggacgccccctgctctggtagtactaggcagttcgttccaccaacgtggaactacaagaTGACATTTCTATCTGTATGTGTCCTCCCTTGGCTAACTGTGGATAGCACCTGTGCTACTAAAGTACAGTCTTCT encodes:
- the hdhd2 gene encoding haloacid dehalogenase-like hydrolase domain-containing protein 2, which codes for MATRRALKAVLIDLSGTLHIEDTAVPGAQEALARLRSAPVAVKFVTNTTKECKRNLLERLRKLNFDIQEQEIFTSLTAARNLLEQRKVRPLLLVEDSALEDFSGIDTSDPNAVVIGLAPDHFNYEMLNKAFGLILDGAPLIAIHKARYYKRKDGLALGPGPFVTGLEYATDTQATVVGKPEKTFFLEALRDLGCSPEEAVMIGDDARDDVGGGQSAGMRGILVQTGKYRAGDEGKINPAPYLTCQSFPQAVDHILQTLVQPE